In Rissa tridactyla isolate bRisTri1 chromosome 8, bRisTri1.patW.cur.20221130, whole genome shotgun sequence, one genomic interval encodes:
- the LOC128914034 gene encoding galanin receptor 2b-like, with protein sequence MTEHEDFASLAAYWNSSDSYQFSPASVIVPVVFSLIFLLGTVGNSLVLAVLLRNGQMGHNTTNLFILNLSLADFFFIVFCVPFQATIYSLEGWVFGSFICKIVHFFIYLTMYASSFTLAAVSVDRYLAIRYPLRSRELRTPHNAVAAMAVIWGLSVVFAGPYLSYYDLMEWESSYICMPGWEEWRRKVMDTSTFAFGYVIPVLVISLSYTRTIKYLWTAVDPLEDISESKKAKRKVTKMIIIVTILFCLCWLPYHVVILRYLYGDFPFNQATYAFRLLSHCMAYANSCLNPIVYALVSKHFRKGFKKVFSCLLRKKHRNKVHVVHAAHIVPGFEAGSTEVSQMHEENNGCELKPASMAVPSSSSKPLHIS encoded by the exons ATGACGGAGCACGAGGACTTTGCAAGCTTGGCTGCGTACTGGAACTCATCCGACAGTTACCAGTTCAGCCCTGCCAGTGTCATTGTCCCTGTGGTCTTCTCCCTCATCTTCCTCCTGGGCACAGTGGGCAACAGCCtggtgctggcagtgctgctgcgCAACGGGCAAATGGGCCACAACACTACCAACCTCTTCATTCTCAACCTCAGCCTGGCTGACTTCTTCTTCATTGTCTTCTGCGTGCCTTTCCAGGCCACCATCTACTCCCTTGAGGGATGGGTCTTTGGCTCCTTCATCTGCAAGATTGTCCACTTCTTCATCTACCTCACCATGTATGCTAGCAGCTTTACTCTGGCCGCCGTCTCTGTGGACAG GTATCTGGCCATCCGCTATCCGCTGCGCTCCCGGGAGCTGCGAACCCCCCACAACGCAGTGGCTGCCATGGCTGTGATCTGGGGCCTCTCTGTGGTCTTTGCTGGGCCCTACCTAAGCTACTATGACCTGATGGAGTGGGAGTCCAGCTACATCTGCATGCCTGGCTGGGAGGAGTGGAGACGCAAGGTCATGGACACCAGCACATTTGCCTTTGGCTATGTCATCCCAGTGCTGGTCATCAGCCTCTCCTACACCAGGACCATCAAGTACCTATGGACAGCAGTGGACCCACTGGAGGACATATCAGAATCCAAGAAGGCCAAGCGGAAGGTAACCAAGATGATCATCATTGTAACCAtccttttctgcctctgctggcTGCCCTACCACGTAGTCATCCTCCGATACCTCTACGGAGACTTCCCCTTCAATCAGGCCACCTACGCCTTCCGCCTGCTGTCCCACTGCATGGCCTATGCCAACTCCTGCCTCAACCCCATTGTCTACGCCCTGGTCTCCAAGCACTTCCGTAAGGGCTTCAAAAAAGTTTTCAGCTGTCTCTTGAGGAAAAAGCACCGCAACAAGGTGCATGTGGTGCACGCTGCCCACATTGTGCCTGGATTTGAGGCAGGCTCCACTGAAGTGTCCCAGATGCATGAGGAGAATAACGGGTGTGAGCTGAAACCAGCCTCCATGGCAGTCCCCTCCAGTTCCTCCAAGCCCCTTCATATTTCTTAG